In Cydia strobilella chromosome 6, ilCydStro3.1, whole genome shotgun sequence, one DNA window encodes the following:
- the LOC134742306 gene encoding acyl-CoA-binding protein-like, protein MSLDEFPLQQFKQVAESVRNWKTKPADSENLALYSLYKQAIAGDVNIPEPSGIVEKAKFKAWSGRKGISADDAKKQYIDLAQKYAGKYA, encoded by the exons ATGTCTCTAGACGag tttCCGTTACAGCAATTCAAACAAGTCGCCGAGTCCGTAAGGAACTGGAAGACCAAGCCCGCCGACTCCGAGAACCTCGCTCTTTACTCCCTGTATAAGCAGGCCATCGCCGGCGACGTCAACATCC CTGAGCCCAGCGGCATCGTAGAGAAGGCCAAGTTTAAGGCGTGGAGCGGCCGCAAGGGCATCTCCGCCGATGACGCCAAGAAGCAATACATCGACCTGGCCCAGAAATATGCGGGCAAATACGCCTGA
- the LOC134742205 gene encoding acyl-CoA-binding protein homolog has protein sequence MSLQEQFDKAAGDVKKLKSLPSDTDLLELYALFKQATVGDSDPSNKPGLLDLKGKAKFEAWTKKKGTSKEDAQKAYIAKVESLIASIGLQ, from the exons ATGTCTCTCCAGGAG CAATTCGACAAGGCCGCCGGTGATGTTAAGAAGCTGAAGTCTCTGCCCAGCGACACAGACCTTCTGGAGCTGTACGCCCTCTTCAAACAGGCGACCGTTGGAGACTCCGACCCTTCCA aCAAACCCGGCTTACTTGACCTGAAGGGCAAGGCCAAGTTCGAAGCGTGGACCAAGAAGAAGGGCACCTCCAAGGAGGACGCACAGAAGGCCTACATCGCCAAGGTCGAGAGCCTCATCGCCTCCATCGGCctccagtaa